The following proteins are encoded in a genomic region of Streptomyces sp. NBC_01723:
- a CDS encoding site-2 protease family protein, producing MDVSGGSGHPRSGNDESARPQSGPTTPAADGAQPDPAAPTTPGTPGPEPQGPTDNQDPGRNDDNQHPDPTPPPQSPPRPPAHHAGGEPRGDGKGGPGRPPQRRPEPGGGLLMGRPFGVPVYVAPSWFLVAALITWVFGGQLDRVLPELGAARYLVSLFFAVAFYASVLVHELAHTVAALRFKLPVRRIQLQFFGGVSEIEKEAETPGREFVLAFVGPLLSLVLSGVFYLALLPVEPGTVPGVLLAGLMISNLIVAAFNLLPGLPLDGGRMLRAVVWKITGKPMHGTVAAAWVGRALAVSVLIGLPLLTQSGALGSDAVDNVGMDTVMDALLAAILAAIIWTGAGNSLRMARLREHLPELRARALTRRAVPVPADTPLSEALRRANASGARALVVVDTEGGPVSLVREAAIVGVPEHRRPWVAVSTLAQDLTDGMRVSAELSGEELLDALRANPASEYLVIEESGEIYGVLSAADVERAFVKAMARPS from the coding sequence GTGGACGTGAGCGGCGGGAGCGGGCACCCGCGGTCCGGCAACGACGAGTCGGCCCGGCCCCAGTCGGGTCCCACGACCCCGGCCGCCGACGGCGCACAGCCGGACCCCGCGGCCCCCACGACACCCGGGACACCGGGCCCGGAGCCCCAGGGCCCCACCGACAACCAGGACCCGGGCCGGAACGACGACAACCAGCACCCGGACCCGACCCCGCCCCCGCAGTCCCCGCCCCGTCCCCCCGCCCACCACGCCGGCGGCGAACCCCGCGGCGACGGCAAGGGCGGACCCGGGCGGCCACCGCAGCGCCGGCCCGAACCCGGCGGAGGGCTCCTGATGGGCAGGCCCTTCGGCGTGCCCGTGTACGTCGCACCCAGCTGGTTCCTCGTCGCCGCCCTCATCACCTGGGTCTTCGGCGGCCAGCTCGACCGCGTGCTGCCCGAGCTGGGCGCCGCCCGCTACCTCGTCTCCCTCTTCTTCGCCGTCGCCTTCTACGCCTCCGTCCTCGTCCACGAACTGGCGCACACCGTCGCCGCACTCCGCTTCAAGCTCCCCGTGCGCCGCATCCAGCTCCAGTTCTTCGGCGGCGTCTCCGAGATCGAGAAGGAGGCCGAGACCCCCGGCCGCGAATTCGTGCTGGCCTTCGTCGGCCCACTCCTCTCCCTGGTCCTCTCCGGCGTCTTCTACCTCGCCCTGCTGCCCGTGGAACCCGGCACCGTCCCCGGCGTCCTGCTGGCCGGCCTGATGATCTCCAACCTGATCGTGGCCGCCTTCAACCTCCTGCCCGGCCTCCCCCTCGACGGCGGCCGCATGCTCCGCGCCGTCGTCTGGAAGATCACCGGCAAGCCCATGCACGGCACCGTCGCCGCCGCCTGGGTCGGCCGTGCCCTCGCCGTCTCCGTCCTGATCGGGCTGCCCCTGCTCACCCAGTCCGGCGCCCTCGGCTCCGACGCCGTGGACAACGTCGGCATGGACACCGTCATGGACGCCCTGCTCGCCGCGATCCTCGCCGCCATCATCTGGACCGGCGCCGGAAACAGCCTCCGCATGGCCCGCCTGCGCGAACACCTCCCCGAACTGCGCGCCCGCGCCCTCACCCGGCGCGCCGTCCCCGTACCCGCCGACACCCCCCTCTCCGAGGCCCTGCGCCGCGCCAACGCCTCCGGAGCCCGCGCCCTGGTCGTCGTCGACACCGAAGGCGGACCCGTCTCCCTGGTCCGCGAGGCCGCCATCGTCGGCGTACCGGAACACCGCCGCCCCTGGGTGGCCGTCAGCACCCTCGCCCAGGACCTCACCGACGGCATGCGCGTCTCCGCCGAACTCTCGGGCGAAGAGCTCCTGGACGCCCTGCGCGCCAACCCCGCCAGCGAGTACCTCGTGATCGAGGAGTCCGGCGAGATCTACGGCGTCCTGTCCGCGGCCGACGTCGAGCGGGCCTTCGTCAAGGCAATGGCAAGGCCCAGCTGA